The sequence AAACAGCTTCGCGAGATGAAACCGGTGACCACCGCGCCGATCATGCAGCAGCTTCCCGAGAACCAACGACGAAAAACGCATGTGCAGCTGCGGGGAAATTACACCAGTCTTGGTAACGAGGTCAGCGAAGGAACACCCGCTGCGTTTCACCCGCTGCGAAACAGTGACTCGCCTGATCGTTTGGATCTGGCGCGATGGTTGGTCGACGAAGACAATCCGTTGACGGCGCGGGTGATCGCAAACCGACACTGGGAACAGATCTTTGGGATCGGAATCGTCGAATCGAGCGAAGAGTTTGGTTCGCAAGGCGAATTGCCCTCGCATCCCGAGTTGTTGGATTGGTTGGCGACCGAGTTGCAGCAAAATGGTTGGGATATCAAGGCGTTTCTAAAGTTGTTGGTGATGTCATCCACCTATCGACAAAGTTCGGTGACGAGTGTGCAACAGCAAGAAAACGATCCGATGAACCGGATGCTCGCTCGTGGTCCTCGGTTCCGCATCGCGGCCGAAATGGTGCGTGATCAAGCTCTTTTTGTGGCTGGATTGTTGAGCGATAAAATGGGCGGTCCGCCCGTCAATCCACCGCAACCCGAATTGGGACTTCGAGCGGCGTTTGGCGGCGACACCGATTGGAAAACAAGCGAAGGTGATGACCGATATCGAGCCGGGATTTACACGTCGTGGCGACGATCAAGTCCCTATCCATCGATGTCTCAGTTCGATGCACCTGATCGCGACGTTTGCACGGTTCGGCGAATTCGCACGAACACGCCGCTACAGGCACTCGTGACGCTGAACGACCCGGTCTATATCGAAGCCGCTCAAGCGTTGGCACGCCGTACCGTGGCAGCGGCAGAAACAACCGAATCGCGTATTCGATTTATTTTTCAAACCACGTTGATTCGCAACCCCTACCCTGCTGAGATCACGCGAATCGCTCAGTTGGTCGAGGAAGTGCGATCTGCGTTTTCAGACGACCCCGATGCCGCCAAACAAATGGCGACCGACCCGATCGGTGCCGTGCCCGAGGGAGTCGACGTTGTCGACCTTGCGGCCTGGACCGTGGTCGGAAACGTGATGCTAAACCTCGACGAATTGTTGATGAAACGATAGGAAGAACGATGCACCCCAAACTCAAACAACTGCAGATTCAAACCCGTCGTCACTTCCTTCAGCAATCCGCCGCGGGCCTAGGCGGGATCGCGCTGGCGTCGTTGATGGGCGATACCAAGGCCGCCGACATTTCCGCGGCGAAGCCCGCTGCTGATCCTTTGACGCAGCGGCAGCCTCATTTTCCAGCCAAAGCCAAACGCGTGATCTATTTGCACATGACCGGTTCGCCACCGAATTTGGACATGTTTGATTACAAGCCTCGTTTGATCCAAAATTCCGACCAAGATTGTCCGGACGAATTTTTAGCGGGACGTGAATTTGCCTTCACCAGCGGTACACCCAAGTTGATGGGGTCGCCGCGGACCTGGTCTCAAGTCGGCAAGCATGGAACGTGGATGTCCGATGCGGTTCCTCATTTTCATGGCATTGCCGACGATCTTTGTATGGTTCATTCGATGTACACCGATCAATTCAATCACGCTCCGGCGGAATTGTTGGTTTACACCGGTTCGCCTCGATCCGGCCGTCCGTCGATGGGATCGTGGGTGACGTATGGATTAGGCAGCGAGAATGAAAATCTGCCCGGCTTTGTGGTGTTGATCTCCAGCGGGGTTCAGCCCAACGGCGGCAAAGCATCGTTTGGAAGCGGGTTTCTGCCCTCGGTCTACCAAGGCGTTCAGTGCCGATCCAAAGGCGACCCGGTGCTCTATGCATCGGACCCCAATGGGATGGATCGCTCGATGCGTCGCAAAACGCTTGACGCGCTTCAGGATTTGAATGAACTGCAGGCGGCCGAGATGGGGCACCCTGAAACTCTAACGCGTATCTCACAATACGAGCTTGCGTTTCGCATGCAGACTGCGGTTCCCGAGGTGATGGATATCTCGCAAGAGAGCCAGAAGACGTTGGAGGCATACGGAGCGAAACCAGGCGAATCGAGTCTGGCGAACAATTGCTTGCTTGCTCGACGATTGGTCGAGTCGGGGGTCCGTTTTGTCCAGTTGTTTGATTGGGGCTGGGATTTCCATGGCACCGGAGCCGATACGGGAATCACCGACGGATTGACCAAGAAATGTGCCACGATGGACAAGCCGATCGCCGCGTTGATCAACGATTTGAAGCAGCGTGGATTGTTCGAAGACACGTTGATTGTGTGGGGAGGCGAGTTTGGTCGCACTCCGTTCCGTGAAGGCCGAACGGCTGGCAGCAAGGTGCTCGGCCGTGACCACTACCCCGACGCGTTCACGATGTGGATGGCCGGCGCCGGAGTCAAAGGCGGATTTGATTACGGTCAATCCGATGAACTCGGATTTTCGCTTGCCGAAAATCCGGTGCACATCCATGACTTGCAGGCCACGATCCTGCACTTATTGGGCTTCGATCATGAACAGCTAACGTACCGTTTCCAAGGCCGCGATTTCCGGCTGACCGATGTGCACGGCCACGTCGTACACGATCTATTAGCGTAAGCCGCACCGCCCGATCCTTCGTAGTGGATCTTGCTAAAGATCCCGCGTCGAGGTCTTCCGGTCGCATCTCGCACCAAAGCTCCATCGACACTCCATCCCCGTAGTGGATCTTGCCAAAGATCCCGCATCCAGGTCATCCGGTCGCCTCTCGTACCAAAACTCCATCGACACTCCGCCTTCGTAGTGGATCTTGCTAAAGATCCCGCGTTAAGATCTTCCGGTCGCCTCTCGTACCAAAGCCCCATCGACACTCCGCCCCGTAGTGGATCTTGCTAAAGATCCCGCATCCAGGTCATCCGTTCGCATCTCGTACCAAAGCCCCATCGACATTCCGTTCCCGTAGTGGATCTTGCCAAAGATCCCGCGTCGAGGTCATCCGGTCACATCTCGCACCCAAGCCCCATCGACACTCCATCCCCGTAGTGGATCTTGCTAAAGATCCCGCGCTTAGGTTATCCGTTCGCATCTCGCACCAAAGCCCCATCGACACTCCATTCCCGTAGTGGATCTTGCCAAAGATCCCACGCCGAGGTCTTCCGTTCACATCTCGTACCCAAGCCCCATCGACACCCCATCCTCGTAGTGGATCTTGCTAAAGATCCCGCGTCGAGGTCATCCGTTCGCATCTCGCACCAAAGCCCCATCAACACTCCATCCCCGTAGTGGATCTTGCTAAAGATCCCGCGTTTAGGTCATCCGTTCGCCTCTCGCACCAAAGCCCCATCAACACCCCATCCCCGTAGTGGATCTTGCTAAAGATCCCGCGTCGAGGTCATCCGTTCGCATCTCGTACCCAAGCCCCATCGACACTCCGCCCCGTAGTGGATCTTGCTAAAGATCCCGCGTCGAGGTCATCCGTTCGCATCTCGCACCAAAGCCCCATCAACACCCCGTCCCCGTAGTGGATTTTGCTAAAGATCCCGCGTCGAGGTCATCCGTTCGCATCTCGCACCAAAGCCCCATCAACACTCCGCCCCGTAGTGGATCTTGCTAAAGATCCCGCGTTTAGGTTATCCGTTCGCATCTCGCCCCAATGCTCCATCAACACCCCATCCCCGTAATGGATCTTGCTAAAGATCCCGCATCCTTTCGGGCATTATTCAGCGTGATTATCAGCATCCTTCCAGCGAGCTTGTCTCGGCGGAGGGAAACACGTGATGGCTACCGAGCGAAAGCATAAGACAGCCGTACTCCGCTTCGGGCTTGCCCCGGAGGGCACACGACTCGATCCGTCGATCCCGCCAGGACAACCCCGCCGGAGATCCAATGGGATTGGGAGGTTGCCTTGGTAGCTTCCCGATGCCCGCCCGGGCAAGCAGGATGCAAGCAATGCGTTACTGAGGACGCCATGCGTTGTTGCACCCTCCAACACGAAGTGGTGACATGTTGTAGACACGGGCGTCAGCCTATCGAACGCGAGTCGCCTGAGTCCCGAAGGACGACAGGAGATGCCGCTAAGAATCTCTCGTGATTCCAATGCCATCGCATCCGGTTTGCGGACGCTTGCTAGCGAAGTGTGTAGACTATAGGATTTTGGTCTGTTGCAAGGCGATACTACGGAAGTGGTCACGTTTGTGACGCCCCATTCATTCTTTTGGCCCCCTGCGCAAATGACTAATGGCAAATTCGGATACGCAGCAATTCTCGACAAGCCTCAGCTGGAAGGGTTTGACCGTGAATGATCGGCAGCCACTTTTAGCCACGAAGTGGCGACATGCTGTAGCCATGGGCGTCAGCCCATGGAACCAGAATCTCCACCACGCCACCAGTCCCAAAGGGACGACAGGAAGCGTCACGCAATTAATTCATATCGCCCCTACGGGGCTT comes from Novipirellula caenicola and encodes:
- a CDS encoding DUF1501 domain-containing protein, with protein sequence MHPKLKQLQIQTRRHFLQQSAAGLGGIALASLMGDTKAADISAAKPAADPLTQRQPHFPAKAKRVIYLHMTGSPPNLDMFDYKPRLIQNSDQDCPDEFLAGREFAFTSGTPKLMGSPRTWSQVGKHGTWMSDAVPHFHGIADDLCMVHSMYTDQFNHAPAELLVYTGSPRSGRPSMGSWVTYGLGSENENLPGFVVLISSGVQPNGGKASFGSGFLPSVYQGVQCRSKGDPVLYASDPNGMDRSMRRKTLDALQDLNELQAAEMGHPETLTRISQYELAFRMQTAVPEVMDISQESQKTLEAYGAKPGESSLANNCLLARRLVESGVRFVQLFDWGWDFHGTGADTGITDGLTKKCATMDKPIAALINDLKQRGLFEDTLIVWGGEFGRTPFREGRTAGSKVLGRDHYPDAFTMWMAGAGVKGGFDYGQSDELGFSLAENPVHIHDLQATILHLLGFDHEQLTYRFQGRDFRLTDVHGHVVHDLLA